The following coding sequences are from one Leptolyngbya sp. NIES-3755 window:
- a CDS encoding hypothetical protein (similar to AA sequence:cyanobase_aa:Cyan7425_5355), which yields MPLATPIETGARSELSLVEASGPFLSLPVLLKVFPAGLDAHDSEHFKRLRSAFEEWQDNQFGLKPEVGIHRAWVEFVLKQTLELPDEVLRSGQQIPSGLSVTIAEQNETIRPDWIVVNPTGTPDAEKPRLLVQIVPSGQGLEKPLKGSRSSSSPATRMMELLHACKVRLGLVTNGEHWMLVNAPKGETTGFISWYSPLWIEESLTLRAFRSLLGVRRFFGVDDSETLETLLAQSLNDQQEVTDQLGYQVRRAVEVLVSAIARLDQDQNGALLKEISEAQLYESALTVMMRLVFLFCAEERGLLLLGDPIYDQHYAVSTLREQLRSYADQAGEEVLERRSDAWCRLLATFRAVYGGMFHDTLQLPAYGGSLFDPDRFPFLEGRIQGTTWNEADPLRLNNRIVLHLLEALQILQIRVQGSGVEPRRLSFRALDIEQIGHVYEGLLDHTAVRSTVPVLGLGGTRYEEPEIELPTLERYRAQGEAELLAFLKEQTGRSLSALKKALSAEIEPRELQRLRTACNNDPELFDRVLPFAGLIRKDTLDYPVVIGTGQVYVTEGVDRRQSGTHYTPRNLTEEIVQYTLEPLVYEGVAEGKPKEDWKLRSASELLELKICDMAMGSGAFLVQTCRYLAGKLVEAWQQAEAEHPGQVVIAPDGTLSIALPEECPIPNEPEERVLVAQRIVADRCLYGVDKNPLAVEMAKLSLWLVTLAKGRPFTFLDHALKWGDSLLGLTRAEQIEFLKLNPEKEAVQLRTVSDRWKPFLQRAIEKRQLLESFSVNEITDAERKKQLFLEAEEAIENVRHVGDFLVAEALASAVKTSDLTSDELKVLAELVIEALNEEEAQKRKRDIDAIRAKTLRMLNIGTPANQASRKPFHWLLEFPEVFFEGEKKGFDAIVGNPPFQGGQKITGAIGTDYRNYLVEHLANGKRGSADLCAYFYLQANQLTNNAGGFGLVATNTIAQGDTREVGLDQLVENGCVINRAVPSRPWVGSASLEVAYIWLCKKKWNGEYTLDEKVVTGITAFLTPPGKALGNPHQLIANQNKSYIGSYVLGMGFVLTPEEAQALIDKNPKNKEVLFPYLNGEDLNSRPDQSPSRWVINFKDYPLDAEHDDPKKPKGAPYAADYPDCLAIVREKVKPERDKNTFSKSAREKWWLYERSRPELYGAIEECDRVLVAARVSKLLMFSLVPSEQVYSEQLVILALEGKAYFSIVQSSIYVFWAWEFCSTMRDAGIRFSPTDGFENFPFPTSDLSTLNTIGETYYTHRQSIMLDRQEGLTKTYNRFHDRTETSIDIQKLRSLHIEMDQQVAIAYGWQDLDLEHDFHPTKQGIRFTISETARREVLDRLLQLNHDRYAEEVKQGLHDKKKSKGKTTKKKKSGDKPQDEQISLF from the coding sequence ATGCCTTTGGCAACCCCTATTGAGACTGGTGCAAGATCTGAGTTATCGCTGGTTGAAGCATCCGGTCCGTTTCTGAGTCTGCCTGTTCTGCTAAAAGTCTTTCCGGCGGGGTTGGATGCTCATGATTCGGAGCATTTTAAGCGGCTGCGATCGGCGTTTGAGGAATGGCAAGACAATCAGTTTGGACTGAAGCCAGAAGTGGGGATTCATCGGGCATGGGTGGAATTTGTGCTGAAACAAACGCTGGAATTGCCAGATGAGGTGTTGCGGAGTGGACAACAAATTCCATCGGGATTGAGTGTGACGATCGCGGAACAAAATGAGACGATTCGACCGGATTGGATAGTGGTGAATCCGACGGGGACACCGGATGCGGAAAAGCCGCGATTGTTGGTGCAGATTGTTCCGTCTGGGCAGGGATTGGAAAAGCCCTTGAAGGGATCGCGATCGTCCTCCAGTCCTGCCACTCGAATGATGGAATTGCTTCATGCTTGTAAGGTGCGATTGGGGCTGGTGACGAATGGCGAACATTGGATGCTGGTGAATGCGCCCAAGGGAGAAACGACGGGGTTTATTTCCTGGTACAGTCCGCTCTGGATTGAGGAGTCTCTGACGTTAAGAGCCTTTCGGAGCTTGCTAGGTGTGCGGCGGTTCTTTGGTGTGGATGATTCGGAGACGCTGGAGACCTTGTTGGCTCAAAGCTTAAACGATCAGCAGGAAGTGACGGATCAGTTGGGCTATCAGGTGCGACGGGCGGTTGAAGTGCTGGTGAGCGCGATCGCACGTCTCGACCAAGACCAGAACGGGGCATTGCTGAAGGAGATTTCGGAAGCTCAGCTTTATGAGTCGGCACTCACGGTGATGATGCGGCTGGTGTTTCTGTTTTGTGCCGAGGAGCGGGGCTTATTGTTGCTCGGTGATCCGATTTATGACCAGCATTATGCTGTTTCTACGTTGAGAGAACAATTGCGATCGTATGCGGATCAAGCGGGCGAAGAAGTGTTGGAGCGACGATCGGATGCTTGGTGTCGATTGTTGGCAACGTTTCGGGCAGTGTATGGCGGGATGTTTCACGATACATTGCAGCTTCCCGCATATGGGGGCAGTTTGTTCGATCCCGATCGCTTTCCGTTTTTAGAGGGTCGAATTCAGGGCACGACTTGGAACGAGGCTGATCCGCTGCGGTTGAATAATCGGATCGTGTTGCATTTGCTCGAAGCGTTGCAGATTCTTCAGATTCGGGTGCAAGGTAGCGGAGTCGAGCCGCGTCGGTTGTCGTTTCGGGCATTGGATATTGAGCAGATTGGACATGTTTATGAAGGCTTGCTCGATCATACGGCAGTTCGATCGACGGTTCCGGTGTTGGGATTGGGGGGGACGCGCTATGAAGAGCCAGAGATTGAATTGCCGACTTTGGAGCGGTATCGAGCACAGGGTGAAGCAGAATTGCTGGCATTTCTGAAAGAACAAACGGGTCGATCGCTGTCTGCCTTGAAAAAAGCGTTGAGTGCGGAAATCGAGCCGCGTGAATTGCAGCGATTACGGACGGCTTGCAATAATGACCCGGAATTGTTCGATCGAGTGCTGCCGTTTGCGGGATTGATTCGGAAGGATACGCTCGATTATCCGGTAGTGATTGGGACGGGTCAGGTGTATGTCACCGAAGGGGTCGATCGACGACAGAGTGGGACGCATTATACGCCGCGTAATTTGACCGAGGAGATTGTGCAGTACACGCTCGAACCGTTGGTGTATGAAGGCGTGGCAGAGGGGAAACCGAAGGAAGACTGGAAACTGCGATCGGCTTCTGAATTGCTGGAGTTGAAGATTTGCGATATGGCGATGGGGAGTGGGGCGTTTTTGGTGCAGACTTGTCGCTATTTGGCGGGGAAATTGGTCGAGGCTTGGCAGCAGGCAGAAGCGGAACATCCGGGACAGGTGGTGATTGCGCCGGATGGAACGCTGTCGATCGCACTGCCAGAGGAGTGTCCGATTCCGAATGAGCCAGAGGAACGAGTGCTGGTGGCGCAGCGGATTGTTGCCGATCGCTGTCTTTATGGCGTGGATAAGAACCCGCTGGCAGTCGAGATGGCGAAGTTGTCGCTGTGGTTGGTGACTTTGGCGAAGGGGCGACCGTTTACGTTTTTGGATCATGCGCTGAAGTGGGGCGATTCGCTGTTGGGGCTGACTCGTGCGGAACAGATTGAGTTTTTGAAACTGAATCCTGAAAAAGAAGCAGTACAACTTAGAACAGTATCTGATCGCTGGAAACCTTTCCTACAAAGAGCGATCGAGAAGCGGCAACTGTTGGAAAGCTTTAGCGTTAATGAGATTACAGATGCTGAGAGAAAGAAACAGCTATTTCTGGAAGCAGAAGAGGCGATTGAAAACGTGCGGCACGTTGGAGATTTTTTAGTTGCAGAAGCACTGGCAAGCGCAGTCAAGACGAGCGATTTAACATCCGATGAATTGAAGGTTTTGGCAGAGCTAGTGATTGAGGCATTGAACGAGGAAGAAGCACAGAAGCGTAAACGAGACATTGATGCGATCCGTGCAAAAACCTTACGAATGTTAAATATTGGAACTCCAGCGAATCAAGCTTCTCGAAAGCCGTTCCATTGGCTGCTGGAATTCCCTGAAGTGTTTTTTGAAGGTGAGAAGAAAGGGTTTGATGCGATCGTTGGAAATCCTCCATTCCAAGGCGGACAAAAAATCACAGGCGCGATCGGGACAGACTATCGCAACTATCTAGTAGAACATCTCGCGAATGGTAAACGAGGCAGTGCAGATCTTTGTGCTTACTTCTATTTGCAAGCTAATCAATTAACAAACAATGCTGGCGGATTCGGTTTAGTTGCGACTAATACGATCGCTCAAGGTGATACTCGTGAAGTTGGCTTAGATCAATTAGTTGAGAATGGTTGTGTGATTAATCGCGCTGTTCCAAGTCGTCCTTGGGTTGGCTCTGCCAGTTTAGAAGTGGCTTATATTTGGCTGTGCAAAAAGAAATGGAACGGCGAATATACTTTGGATGAAAAAGTAGTCACTGGAATTACAGCATTTCTAACGCCGCCTGGAAAAGCACTCGGTAATCCGCATCAACTGATCGCAAACCAAAATAAATCGTACATTGGCTCATACGTCTTAGGAATGGGCTTTGTTCTCACGCCCGAAGAAGCACAAGCATTGATTGATAAAAATCCCAAAAATAAAGAAGTTCTCTTTCCTTATCTCAATGGCGAAGATTTGAATTCCCGCCCCGATCAATCTCCGAGCCGTTGGGTGATTAATTTCAAAGACTATCCGTTAGATGCGGAACATGATGATCCGAAAAAGCCGAAAGGTGCGCCTTATGCAGCGGATTATCCTGATTGTTTAGCGATCGTGCGTGAAAAGGTGAAGCCTGAGCGGGATAAGAATACTTTCAGTAAGTCAGCCCGTGAAAAATGGTGGCTTTATGAAAGATCACGTCCAGAGCTTTATGGAGCGATCGAGGAATGCGATCGGGTTTTAGTTGCTGCAAGAGTGAGCAAGCTTCTTATGTTCTCTTTAGTGCCATCAGAGCAAGTTTACAGTGAGCAACTGGTTATTTTAGCTTTGGAAGGAAAGGCTTATTTCTCCATAGTTCAATCATCAATTTATGTTTTTTGGGCGTGGGAGTTTTGCTCAACAATGCGAGATGCTGGAATTCGCTTCTCACCTACAGATGGCTTTGAAAACTTCCCTTTTCCTACCTCAGATCTCTCCACTCTAAATACAATCGGCGAAACCTACTACACCCATCGCCAATCCATCATGCTCGATCGACAAGAAGGACTCACCAAAACCTACAACCGCTTCCACGATCGAACTGAAACCTCGATCGACATTCAAAAACTCCGATCGCTGCACATCGAAATGGATCAACAAGTCGCGATCGCATACGGTTGGCAAGACCTCGACTTAGAGCACGACTTCCACCCAACCAAGCAAGGCATCCGCTTTACGATTAGCGAAACAGCGCGGCGGGAAGTTCTCGATCGACTCTTGCAGCTAAACCACGATCGATACGCCGAAGAAGTCAAACAAGGATTACACGATAAGAAAAAATCCAAAGGCAAAACCACCAAAAAGAAAAAATCTGGAGATAAACCTCAAGACGAGCAAATCAGCCTGTTCTAG
- a CDS encoding hypothetical protein (similar to AA sequence:cyanobase_aa:Cyan7425_0120), whose translation MTHTANLGQTLLETVRSLPPEKQQEVLDFAEFLRQKTTPKKPRRSLRGLCADLNIRISEEDIAQARQEMWGNFPREFPE comes from the coding sequence ATGACCCACACCGCAAACCTCGGACAAACCCTATTGGAAACAGTACGATCGCTACCTCCTGAAAAGCAGCAGGAAGTTTTAGACTTTGCTGAATTTTTGCGACAAAAGACAACTCCAAAGAAGCCCCGTCGCAGTCTCAGAGGATTATGTGCAGACCTCAACATTCGCATTAGCGAAGAGGACATTGCCCAAGCCCGCCAGGAAATGTGGGGCAACTTTCCCAGGGAGTTTCCAGAATAA
- a CDS encoding PilT protein domain protein (similar to AA sequence:cyanobase_aa:Cyan7425_0121) — MAVVIDTHIIVWYILEPERLSDTASRMLEQTVNDGESIYLSAISIVEICFLIERGRLPAIVLERLAEAINQPDSSVVLVPLDQAISLSIPQIDRATVPEMPDRIIAATALHLNLPLITRDHKIQALQNIQTVW, encoded by the coding sequence ATGGCAGTTGTCATCGATACTCATATCATTGTTTGGTACATCCTAGAACCTGAAAGACTATCCGATACAGCATCCCGGATGTTGGAACAAACCGTAAATGACGGAGAATCCATTTACCTCTCAGCTATCTCAATCGTTGAAATTTGCTTTCTCATCGAGCGCGGTCGGCTTCCTGCAATCGTGCTAGAACGTTTAGCTGAGGCAATCAACCAACCCGATAGCAGTGTTGTGTTAGTGCCCCTTGATCAAGCAATCAGCCTCAGCATCCCACAAATCGATCGCGCCACCGTTCCCGAAATGCCCGATCGAATTATCGCCGCAACCGCACTTCACTTGAATCTACCCCTGATTACTCGCGATCATAAAATTCAAGCTCTGCAAAATATTCAAACCGTTTGGTAA